One window from the genome of Leptospira broomii serovar Hurstbridge str. 5399 encodes:
- the lpxK gene encoding tetraacyldisaccharide 4'-kinase, translated as MFLTVLRFICFPILYLLSFVYRLLFLLDRKRKKPQKLRNAIVISIGNFSTGGTGKTPFTLHLVKLLHLVYPKIPSVILSRGYGGSKSESQRVTLNSPSQEVGDEPLLLKQNLPFAEVYTGKNRISSYDLYRKELQLTDDQKVFVILDDGFQHHRIVRDLELVLLDCTKIRTDRFLLPAGLLREPYSSVNRADFLVASKYEDRLRNDLEEWYRKYLPKEILKFSFIPNGFSTIGNSNQEERKPNSILHNKAVLAFSGIGNPEPFFESLRKSGALVSPIRFPDHYPYSRKDIEELSRKAKGKDFLICTEKDAVKLTPFFETKKDPRWLYLNLDTKIENESLLMSKIDSLKKMNI; from the coding sequence ATGTTTCTTACCGTTCTCAGGTTTATTTGTTTTCCGATACTTTACCTGCTTAGCTTCGTTTATCGCTTATTATTCCTCTTAGATCGTAAGCGTAAGAAACCGCAAAAATTGCGGAACGCCATCGTAATAAGCATAGGAAATTTTAGTACCGGCGGCACGGGAAAAACCCCCTTTACTTTACATCTTGTAAAACTCCTACATCTTGTTTATCCGAAAATTCCGTCGGTGATCTTAAGCAGAGGATACGGCGGCTCAAAATCCGAGAGTCAACGGGTTACATTAAATTCCCCGTCCCAGGAAGTCGGAGACGAACCGCTTCTCTTAAAGCAAAACCTGCCTTTCGCCGAGGTCTATACGGGAAAGAATCGAATTTCTTCCTACGATTTGTATCGTAAAGAACTCCAGCTTACCGATGACCAAAAGGTTTTTGTGATTTTAGATGATGGATTTCAACATCACCGAATCGTTCGCGATCTAGAACTAGTACTGCTGGACTGTACAAAAATTCGAACGGATCGGTTTTTACTGCCGGCCGGCTTATTGAGAGAACCGTATTCTTCGGTAAATAGGGCGGATTTTTTAGTCGCATCCAAGTACGAAGACCGGCTTCGGAATGATTTGGAAGAATGGTACAGAAAGTATCTCCCCAAGGAAATTCTAAAATTCTCGTTCATTCCTAACGGGTTCAGTACGATCGGAAACTCTAATCAGGAAGAGCGAAAACCTAATTCCATTCTTCATAATAAAGCAGTACTCGCGTTCTCCGGCATCGGAAATCCCGAGCCTTTCTTTGAATCCTTAAGGAAGAGCGGTGCGCTTGTAAGTCCGATTCGCTTTCCGGACCATTACCCTTATTCGAGGAAGGACATTGAAGAATTATCAAGAAAGGCAAAGGGGAAAGATTTCTTAATATGCACCGAAAAGGATGCGGTGAAGCTTACTCCTTTTTTTGAAACAAAAAAGGATCCTCGTTGGCTCTATCTCAATTTGGATACAAAAATAGAAAACGAATCGTTATTGATGAGCAAAATTGATAGTTTAAAAAAAATGAATATATAA
- a CDS encoding ABC transporter ATP-binding protein yields MNVYRRLLGYSFKYKYRLLTGIVLSFLVSILNGASLTSIIPIFDAIGKGGKTEFEISLTKKDKLLLERKSSGESLTGLDQIEEYLASAKVKTNDYLHSLSKDQLVLLFCWIIFPVYVAKLVFLAGAVYCINSAGYLAVRDLREELYSKAQELPLNQFVQEKTGIFMSRIINDVEVLAKLISSDLKDAITDFFYIVTHLAFLLFLSWKMFLAVIVVVPLVMGPVSAFADRIRRATRNQQERLSSLNGHLQEVISGIRVIRAFSMEKTEASRFWDINKDLSEKTFKGHFYHQIGPSLVELSSSIVAVIFLSFGAYLMEEEDFSLGKFMVFFLTLVFLTRPFKQMGMLSNSIQSAVAAGERVFDLLDSETDIQQPKNPIIPKRLAKEFKFENVSYSYPGAKNPALSNLDLVIPRGATIALVGASGAGKSTIVDLIPRLIDPTEGTISWDGIDLRKLDLATLRKKISIVNQQVFLFNGSIRENICYGSSNVTEEKLRGAADLAFATEFILSFEDGFETTVGERGVMLSGGQRQRISIARALLNNPEILILDEATSALDTESERVVQQALESLYKNRTVVIIAHRLSTVQIADTIFAMENGCIVESGSHSELMQTDGKYKKLYEMQFAESPV; encoded by the coding sequence ATGAACGTCTATAGACGCCTCTTGGGGTATTCCTTCAAGTACAAATACAGATTACTGACCGGTATTGTCCTATCTTTCCTCGTTTCGATTCTGAACGGGGCTTCCCTGACTAGTATCATCCCCATTTTCGATGCAATCGGAAAAGGAGGCAAAACCGAATTCGAGATCTCTCTAACCAAAAAGGATAAACTGTTATTAGAACGAAAATCCTCCGGAGAAAGTCTGACCGGTTTAGATCAGATCGAAGAATATCTGGCTTCGGCCAAAGTTAAAACCAACGACTATCTGCACTCCCTATCGAAAGATCAGCTGGTACTATTATTTTGCTGGATCATTTTTCCCGTTTACGTTGCAAAATTGGTCTTTCTAGCCGGAGCCGTATATTGTATCAATTCCGCGGGATATTTAGCCGTTCGAGATCTCCGAGAAGAGCTATATTCCAAAGCCCAGGAACTCCCACTCAATCAATTTGTACAGGAAAAGACCGGTATCTTCATGAGCCGAATCATCAACGATGTCGAGGTTCTCGCAAAACTGATTAGTTCGGATCTAAAAGATGCGATTACCGATTTCTTCTATATCGTTACCCACCTTGCTTTCTTACTTTTTTTAAGCTGGAAAATGTTCTTAGCGGTAATCGTAGTCGTTCCGTTAGTAATGGGACCGGTCTCTGCGTTTGCCGATCGGATTCGACGCGCGACGAGAAATCAGCAGGAAAGATTATCCTCCTTAAACGGGCACTTGCAGGAGGTCATTTCCGGCATCCGCGTTATTCGAGCCTTCTCCATGGAGAAGACGGAAGCTTCTAGATTTTGGGACATTAACAAAGATTTATCCGAGAAAACGTTTAAAGGACATTTTTATCATCAGATCGGTCCCTCTCTTGTCGAGCTATCCAGTTCCATAGTTGCCGTTATTTTCCTGAGTTTTGGAGCCTATCTAATGGAGGAGGAGGATTTTTCACTCGGAAAGTTTATGGTATTCTTTCTTACCTTAGTTTTCCTAACACGACCCTTTAAACAAATGGGAATGCTTTCCAACTCGATTCAAAGTGCGGTAGCTGCCGGAGAAAGAGTCTTCGACCTACTCGATAGCGAAACCGATATTCAACAACCAAAGAATCCGATTATACCTAAACGTCTGGCGAAAGAATTCAAATTCGAAAACGTTAGTTATTCCTACCCGGGTGCAAAAAATCCCGCTTTATCCAACTTAGATTTGGTAATTCCTAGAGGAGCAACGATCGCCCTCGTGGGGGCCTCGGGTGCAGGAAAATCCACGATCGTGGATTTAATTCCTCGATTAATCGATCCGACGGAAGGAACGATTAGTTGGGACGGTATCGACTTAAGAAAATTGGATTTAGCGACGTTACGTAAGAAAATCTCCATCGTAAACCAACAAGTATTTCTCTTTAACGGAAGTATTCGAGAGAATATATGTTACGGAAGCTCTAACGTTACGGAAGAAAAATTAAGAGGGGCGGCCGATCTAGCCTTCGCGACCGAGTTCATCCTTTCTTTTGAAGACGGATTCGAAACAACCGTCGGCGAACGGGGAGTCATGCTTTCCGGCGGACAGAGGCAAAGAATATCGATTGCCAGGGCTTTATTAAATAATCCTGAAATTCTAATTTTAGACGAAGCCACTTCGGCCCTGGATACGGAATCGGAAAGAGTCGTTCAACAAGCTTTGGAATCGCTATATAAAAACAGGACCGTCGTAATAATCGCTCACCGTTTATCGACAGTACAAATCGCCGATACCATATTTGCTATGGAAAACGGATGCATCGTCGAATCCGGAAGTCACTCCGAATTGATGCAAACGGACGGAAAATATAAAAAACTCTACGAAATGCAATTCGCAGAGTCGCCGGTTTAA
- a CDS encoding ABC transporter substrate-binding protein, whose amino-acid sequence MFFPPQPFSLAFLVLSLLFYDCGKGIDRQDELIFSLPSDPISLDPIRSTDLSSRIILKYLYPNLFSFDRLGKITPALAKSYRVLPSSSGDTRILEITIHPRKAADGKSIDANVVLASLNRLRNTPGPRRSAYSFLMGGTIKNSRTVSLFFKGGLREALEKLALSQAAIYCGPPEKGCGDFSLKEWKRNNFLRLAANENRTTAIAPELLFRILPQATTGIFLYTKGQLDLMRLPNFLLRNGNVKEDSILVRKGGGVQYVAINGKEPCFDRNFRKAVNYAIDKRMILKVLLEGKGEVSIGPFPQSIAKEFLGSEIEELYPYNIQKAKYFLEKSTCYPEILEKELDFRMRGDEENQANGSALVRYLRDIGLKVKIHPMEKAPLYKENGDGKGDLTLLFWYADLPGAWNFIDPLFAGDRFGNGGNRSFYFNKEMEGLLTEVRQSDTMNLTSFDRKALEIVGEDAPWIFLWSPYELYLTGDRIQKLTDRPSDLP is encoded by the coding sequence ATGTTTTTTCCTCCTCAACCCTTTTCCCTAGCTTTCCTTGTTTTGTCCCTTCTTTTTTACGATTGCGGAAAAGGCATAGATAGGCAGGACGAACTTATATTCTCATTGCCGTCGGATCCCATTTCTTTGGATCCGATTCGATCTACGGACTTATCCTCTCGAATCATTCTAAAGTATCTGTATCCAAACTTATTTTCCTTCGACCGGTTGGGAAAAATTACGCCAGCTCTGGCAAAATCCTATCGAGTCTTACCGAGTTCTTCGGGCGACACTCGTATTCTTGAGATAACGATTCACCCTAGAAAAGCGGCGGATGGAAAATCGATCGATGCGAACGTCGTACTCGCTTCCCTAAATCGCTTGCGAAATACTCCCGGACCTAGACGAAGTGCGTATTCCTTTTTAATGGGGGGAACGATAAAGAATTCGCGTACGGTGAGTTTATTTTTCAAAGGAGGTTTGAGGGAGGCACTCGAGAAACTTGCGCTTTCGCAAGCTGCGATTTATTGCGGTCCTCCTGAGAAAGGATGCGGCGACTTTTCCTTAAAAGAATGGAAACGAAATAATTTTTTACGCTTAGCCGCAAATGAAAATCGAACCACGGCGATTGCGCCGGAACTTTTATTCAGAATTCTTCCTCAAGCGACTACCGGGATCTTTCTATATACGAAAGGTCAACTCGACTTAATGCGTCTTCCGAATTTCTTGCTCAGAAACGGAAACGTCAAAGAAGATTCGATCTTGGTTCGAAAGGGTGGGGGAGTTCAATATGTTGCAATTAACGGAAAAGAACCTTGCTTTGATCGAAATTTTAGGAAAGCCGTAAATTACGCGATCGATAAGAGAATGATTTTGAAAGTCCTATTGGAAGGAAAGGGAGAAGTTTCGATCGGTCCGTTTCCGCAATCGATCGCTAAAGAATTTCTCGGCTCGGAAATTGAAGAGTTATATCCTTATAATATTCAAAAAGCTAAATATTTTTTGGAAAAGTCCACCTGCTATCCTGAAATTTTGGAGAAAGAGCTTGATTTTCGGATGCGTGGAGACGAGGAAAATCAAGCAAACGGCTCGGCGCTTGTGCGTTATCTTCGCGATATCGGGTTGAAAGTAAAAATTCATCCGATGGAAAAAGCGCCCTTATACAAGGAAAACGGGGACGGAAAAGGAGACCTGACTCTTCTTTTCTGGTATGCGGACCTGCCGGGAGCTTGGAATTTTATAGATCCTCTTTTTGCAGGTGATCGCTTCGGAAACGGCGGAAACCGGTCCTTTTATTTCAACAAAGAAATGGAGGGTTTATTAACCGAAGTGAGACAGTCGGACACGATGAATCTTACAAGCTTCGACAGGAAGGCACTGGAGATAGTTGGCGAAGATGCGCCTTGGATTTTTCTCTGGTCTCCCTATGAACTTTATCTGACCGGGGATCGTATTCAAAAACTTACGGATCGTCCGTCCGATCTTCCTTAG
- a CDS encoding cell envelope integrity protein TolA, whose protein sequence is MKIFCSKVAICLCLLFPCTFIIAEQQSVFLRNGKVLKGEIINHTATAIQLKLPDGNVVEIIKTSILRISFRDAPPPKQEEKVGPSPEELEAARKLEEENAAKLAEDAKRNALLEEKKAKRQKEIDDSKRHSLEFYTGFGQGSYHYQTLDYYEKFSNFVALTNNGKGPIFGSPQTKGKAPLNVSIRYSLNRLVLEAGGVSFQNTVSQTSPGMVNTAGPSSPNQPLVAQGTFPESYKQIYAQISYSVYPHPKYDVRPILGYQSVWQKSSDTSTYAFSPAISGTNNLTEKRDMIVADHLHGPSFGIAFDTKLGEKWETRMEIQSYSLKGDSQGNFNNYSTISGPSSNTYSSFDSFRLLNEWSAKGSSISGKLIYKWKYGIRFWAGFQSTRIQYALKSTQVEITQNNPAPPDQLLLQEILVNSITQGYAGASTTSAIFFGVGYSLDFKK, encoded by the coding sequence ATGAAAATATTCTGCTCAAAGGTAGCGATTTGCTTATGTTTGCTTTTTCCTTGCACGTTCATAATTGCAGAACAGCAATCAGTCTTTCTCCGCAACGGAAAAGTTTTGAAAGGAGAAATAATCAATCATACTGCGACTGCCATTCAGCTTAAGCTACCGGATGGAAACGTGGTAGAAATTATTAAAACATCGATTCTTAGAATTAGTTTCAGGGATGCCCCCCCTCCCAAGCAGGAGGAAAAAGTCGGTCCTTCTCCGGAAGAACTGGAGGCAGCACGTAAGCTTGAGGAGGAAAATGCCGCAAAGCTCGCTGAAGACGCCAAGCGAAACGCTCTGCTGGAAGAGAAAAAGGCGAAGCGACAGAAAGAAATCGACGACTCAAAGCGCCACAGTTTGGAATTTTATACGGGTTTTGGGCAAGGATCTTATCACTATCAAACTTTAGATTATTACGAAAAATTTTCGAACTTCGTCGCTTTAACTAATAACGGGAAGGGCCCTATATTCGGATCTCCCCAAACAAAAGGGAAAGCTCCTCTTAACGTGTCTATACGCTATTCATTGAATCGTCTCGTACTGGAGGCCGGAGGGGTTAGTTTTCAAAACACGGTTTCGCAGACATCTCCCGGTATGGTAAATACTGCGGGTCCGAGTTCGCCAAACCAACCTCTTGTAGCACAAGGTACGTTTCCTGAAAGCTACAAACAAATATACGCGCAGATTTCATACAGCGTCTATCCTCATCCGAAATATGACGTAAGGCCGATCCTAGGTTATCAAAGCGTCTGGCAAAAGTCTTCCGATACCTCCACATATGCGTTTTCACCCGCCATTTCAGGAACCAACAATTTAACTGAAAAAAGGGATATGATTGTCGCGGATCATCTTCATGGTCCTTCGTTCGGAATCGCATTTGACACCAAGCTTGGAGAGAAGTGGGAAACAAGAATGGAAATTCAATCTTATTCGTTAAAGGGAGATTCTCAAGGAAATTTTAATAACTACTCTACGATCTCGGGCCCTAGTTCCAATACTTATTCCTCTTTTGACTCGTTTCGACTCCTGAACGAGTGGTCCGCAAAGGGTTCTTCAATTTCAGGAAAATTGATATACAAATGGAAATACGGAATTCGATTTTGGGCGGGTTTTCAATCCACCAGAATACAGTATGCTCTCAAAAGCACTCAAGTGGAAATTACCCAAAACAATCCTGCACCGCCCGACCAACTGCTCTTACAGGAAATTCTTGTAAACTCTATCACTCAAGGATATGCAGGTGCGAGTACTACTTCGGCGATATTTTTCGGAGTCGGATACTCTCTTGACTTCAAAAAATAA